The Dendropsophus ebraccatus isolate aDenEbr1 chromosome 6, aDenEbr1.pat, whole genome shotgun sequence nucleotide sequence AAATTGCCAGAATTTTTGCATCTTTGCAATACAAAAATCTACCTTCTTGAAGGCAGGAGGAAAAagacaaagtaaaataaaatgccCACAAAACTCTGGTCATTTTTTTTCATGCTGCTCAAGCCAAAGGTAATTGGGTGATCACTGGAAATCTTGTTAGATAGATCTCTTCCTAACGGCTAGGTTtacacaccatttcttttttggCCAATTGACGGCAATCTTTTGGGACGTCCGCCATTTTGAGACCAAATAATGTCCGATATTTTGCAATGATCTCCGTGATTTTTAAAATGACAGAAGTTATTTGGCCTAAAAGCTACGGACCTCCAAAAAGACGGATGTCAAACGGCCAcaaaaagatggtgtgtgaacctagccaaacagGGAGAAGACAGGGCAGAGAGAAGCCACTCAGGTCTGCTCCAACAACTGGAGGTTCAGTGATCATAAAATgattgacaggttcactttaccTTACCCACAATGCATCAAACACAGGTATATTCTCACATGTTCACCAGTCTCAGCTTCTCCTGTACCTTGTATTTCTGGATATTTTATCATCAGAAGAAGTCCCCATCGCATTGTGTTAGATGTTGTCTCCATTCCTGCTGTAAACAGGTTTCTTACCAATATTGTTAGATTCTCATCGTGGAAATACGATTGGGAGTTTCCCGATTCCTGAATAATAAATAAGTATATAAGATCAGTAAGTAGCAGCTCATTTAATGTATTTTCACAAAATATCATACAGTAGTAGCTGGATGTCTCCCTCCCCTtatcttgtagattgtaagctatCATCGGCAGGgtcttctatccctatgtaccagtctgccattgtccctatttgtgtaactttttttattttatcatgtCCTGTTTATCACCCCCTTGTCACTTGTATAGTGCTATGGAAacaatattattataaaaaaaaaaaaaaaaaagtaatatatttTGAAAACATTGTGAATCAGGTCTCATTGAGCCTAAGCAAATGGGTTAAAATATAGCACTGTTTTGAGTGATCTCATATATCTAATAGTGCTCAATATTGGTATGATAGAATCCCACCCCTGATttccattattaaaggggaactccggataaggaaaagttgttttctattaaaagcacattaaaagttatatagatgtgtctacacaatgtattaccgtatcggtacggttctgccacactggtagctgatagaaatccaggaagtgaagaaaaatggcctctgttccaattcacattgtctcctgctcccactgctctaccACCTTATTCTATTACcttattccatgcttctgtctcacattgtgtgtgtttgctgagcacaggctgatgatgcagacagggggcagggtgtgatgtcacaggaggcttggctggatccaccaatcccctgagtgattcaccatctctgaccagccagaggcaggtgttgcactgatttctcgaattgtgcagaagtgtgcagggaaattagggctgtgttcacacatgttagagtgtcattgcagtactgcagcgtattcacaaaaatgatgcagtaacacaagtaaatgatgctaaacggcagagaggatcaaagCCTTATTGTgaagctcaacttcaaagataaaagatgcttgatcataatgtggaaatgaaaaggggaaaaaaaaaatcaaaaagttctttattggAAATTAATCTTACAGGTATAGAATAtggcgtgctgtgtgggtgggacaacaatgaaatgaaaaAGTACTGCAaacaattcagtaacacaatgaaactgcaatgtgtgaacacagcctagatgttctgcattagatttgggtggggaaagGGTAGTGtgtaggactgtgatgaacagctgagggaaagcaatgcattctggaaccagtattgcattctgggaactgatcacctggaagtacagaaacacaatacagaacaacccccccccccgccttctaaagaatcccggccggagcttatacacatggtatacactcaggCTCGGGCGGGCGACAcaagaaattgacatgtcagttttctgtggcggctattcagtatcggccaggatgatcttctctgacaccggccgttccgtgacctggccgggtcacagaacggccgttgtcttactacgtgggaacatggccttaagagtCATAACAGAGGGCTCACCAAACACCACTATATATGCAACCACTATATATGCAACCTATGTAACCCACACATATCTTAGGTTTTTCACCAGATAACCCCCAAATTTGTACTCTACCTCTTTTTGTTTTACAAGGAATACATCAATTAAACTTCTTTGATCATTTTCATCCAAGTTCTTCAGATGTTCCACAAATGTTTTTTGAATAAAGTCAATTACTTCCCTTACATTCCTTTCAATTGTCTTGTGACTACCAGGGAAAATCCTAAGGAACGGAAAGGCGTTAACCATCTGTTGAAATAATTGAAACAGGTTGTGATGAGTGATGAGGCAATATAGACAACTTACATTTATTTAGAATTTATATATAAAATCATCAATAGAATTTTAGAAAGAAAGATAAATAAAGAATGCAAAATATAAACTTGGAAAACCATGTCTATCATCttagaaaccagaaaaaaaaaagatatatcttTTGTCAATGATATTACCGAAACCATTGGAGAGTTCAAAAGTCTAATGTATTCATTTGCCAATCTCAACAGTCTCTTAAATTGGGGATCATCGTATTCCATTCGATTCCCAAGTAGAATTGCTACAATGATATTGGCCACAGCGGATTTCAGGATCATAGATTTGTCAAATGGTTTCCCTACAGAGACAGTAATGAAGAAATATTAGTAAGTAAATGTTGGATGATCATATTGTATCAGAGATGAGGATTCCATTATGGGTTTTCCATTGGGGCACAACCTACCATGTAGCACTGAATAGATGAAGTGGATGGAGGACCTTTGGGGTCTCTCAGCTACCAGAATCTTATTGTGTACTGTATGATGCCTCTTTATACATTATGTGCATTTAACCCTTAgcggaccgggccaattaaaatttttgagttttcgctttttcctccttgtgcttaaaaggccatagcacttgcatttttttcacctagaaacccacatgagcccttattttttgtgccactaattgcactttgcaatgacaatcTGAATTTTTAAAGTAcattgcaaaaccagaaaaaaaaaataaatgtgtggtgaaatttttaaaaaaaacaaaactttttttttttttttacacgttttccctggggtaaaactgtcttgttatatatgttcctcaagttggtacgattacaacaatatgtaacttgtataacttttattttatttaatggcttttaaaaatatatacgttccttaaaatcgctccattcccaggcttacagcgcttttatcctttggtctatggggctgtgtgaggtgtcattattttgcaccatgatgttttctttctattggttccttgattgctcatatggaactttttgatcgctttttattaaaatttttctggatttgatgattTTGCACTCTAGAAatgttttgtgcttacgccgtttaccttgcgagatcaggaaataaataaattaatagtttgggcgattacgcaagcggtgatacaaaaacatgtttatttataaaatgggaaaaggggggtgattcaaacttttattagggggctttttattaataataaaacctttttttttttttttttttttttacacacacttataatagaagccccccctggggttggggttattccccctgggggacttctagtataactacactgatctctcatagagatctatgcagtatagttatactgcatagatcaatgagataggcactctattgctttcgggttgctgcagccaaaaacaatggAATGCCGAGCCTGGATCAGTGCCATTGCGGCGGAGACCCCGACCGGCTACAGATGCGGGGATCacttctccacacacacacactagacaccagggaaggcgaaaagctgctttttaaaagcagctgtcaactttgacagctgcatttaaaaagctaattagcgggcacggcgatcggaccatgcccgctaatagccgtggtcccagaCTGCatgtagcacccgggatcgcggtggttcaAAGCGGGGCCACCGTGcggccccccctctgaactcccctagtgactcctgggcgtacaggtacaccCATGGTCGTCTAGGCGTTAaattattctcttttttttttttttacactattggAGTGCGCGATCGAGTGTTGTTTAAATATTCACATTTCTGTACAGTAGAGTAGAGTCAGTATAGCAGAGCAAATATTTAAAGTTTGCTCCAAAAAATCCATGATAATGCTAAAAGCTCCGAAACGGTTAAAATACTGATTgtgatttttgtatatttcatttacacatctcTTCAAGgggcaaaatatacaaaaaaaatagaaaggaAACATGCAGCACCTAACTGCAAGACACTCTCAGTTTTATATAGTGATCATATCAGGGTCAGCATATTCTACCTTTGAAGGATGCAAAATATGAATTTAAGTAAGCGCATTCATCGGCTATTTTCTCTTCTATGGTACTCTTTCCCATGCCAAAATCCCGGAGTGTGCTTATTGTAAATCTTCTCATCACCTTCCAATTTTCACCATTTGAAAAAATCATTCCTGAAATATTACAGATAAGGATTTTAGTATTTTAGACTTCACACCGCGCTGATCTATAagtgatggcctataaaaaagaCTCACCCATTCCTTTGTCCAAAGTCTTAAATACTGTAGGAACTCCTCTTTCTCCAAAGTCTTCGGCATGATTGACAAGAGCATCCTTCACAGTCTCATATCCGGCTAACACTACTATTCTTCTCATTCCCATTCGGACACTATACACTGGGCCATATTTCTTtgcaagctgaaatacaacaTTGAAAATTATATAAATCATATAGGAATTGCTATAACCACATCCTAATACTGCACATCTCCCTGGTACCATGCATCAATTCCTTGTGTACATTTCTGTTAATAGGGCGCCAAGAAAACTACGTATAGGAGCAAGAAACTGAAaaaacaggtgtccctgctcctgtagcaTATGGCTCAAGGCAGACCAGGAGGAGGCACAAAGTTACACAATAACAATATTCTAAAACTTGTGGAAAAGTGTTCCAAGAATGTGAAGAAACTTTTACAACTGCAAAAtgggacttaaagggaaactaacagcaggttaacaTGTTTATGCatacgaacctgctgatatgtactTGTAagggtgtggggggagggggggatgtagGTTCCAGCACTGAccttatctaacctgctgatatccccctatagCGCCGCGGACACTTAGGAGGAAGGTACATGTCTTACCTTGCTCCTTGGCACTGGTCCCGCACTGTTAGTTGGAGTAAACTCCACTCCGGAGCACTGCAATGTAATCCGCCCTGGCCCCTCTATTGATTATCAATAGAAGGGGCGGGATGGATgctgtggcagtgctcctaaaggtgctTCGGAGCAGACTTTATCCCAACTTACAGCGTGGGACCtgtgccgaggaggaagataagacacataccttcctcctcagcatccccggcACTATAGGctgctatcagtaggttagatttgtctaacctgatgCTAATTCCACTTTAATCTGTTTAGTGCACTGGGGATGTACCCAGGCCCTCTGGGTTGCTGTAGTTTCCAGAAAGCTCATATATATTAGGTATGAAAATAATAGGCCTGTGGCCCATTCCGGTAATGTAACCCATTCCAGTTGGTAACACTGTAGTTAAACAGAGTTTATAAATGCAGGGTCTGGGGGATGgttattttttgggtgtgtgtgtgtgtgggggggggtggaatTAAAACAATGAAAATAAACAAATTCTTTCTAAATGTTGGCACATCTTTACAATtacagtttaacccctagacgaccctggacgtagggttacgtcatggaagtctgtccccagacgacccatgacgtaaccttacgtcctgggtgtttttcccgctatgaagcgcgctccagagcggagcgcgcttcatagcaggtgggggccggctgcaatcagcagccgggacctcaccggtaatgacacgctgcagcgatcgcgctgccgagtgtcattaaccccttaaacgccgcggtgcgaccgcggcgtttaagtgtaagtgacagggggagtcccctgtcacttaccgatcgggatccccgc carries:
- the LOC138796047 gene encoding cytochrome P450 2K6-like, producing the protein MDLGFSLASYFVLVLTLLYILNVLKSWNKNDVRNYPPGPRCLPLIGNLHQMDLRKLDVTLLELAKKYGPVYSVRMGMRRIVVLAGYETVKDALVNHAEDFGERGVPTVFKTLDKGMGMIFSNGENWKVMRRFTISTLRDFGMGKSTIEEKIADECAYLNSYFASFKGKPFDKSMILKSAVANIIVAILLGNRMEYDDPQFKRLLRLANEYIRLLNSPMVSMVNAFPFLRIFPGSHKTIERNVREVIDFIQKTFVEHLKNLDENDQRSLIDVFLVKQKEESGNSQSYFHDENLTILVRNLFTAGMETTSNTMRWGLLLMIKYPEIQEKVQEEISRVIGSAQPMYSHRGQMHFTNVVIHEIQRFADIAALNLGHETAKDVTFKGYFIPKGTYIVPFLTSVLKDKTQFEKPDEFYPQHFLDSKGNFIKKDAFMPFSAGRRACAGETLARMELFIFFTSLLQKFTFCPPPGVTNVDLTPAPGTRIPKPHMICAMPRF